atcatcgggctctggagacattaaaagacactttcgtgctcaagctgatacccctggcaaggccgcagaccagggactcaatttggacagtgcggtgaaagagagtcagcatcaactgttgaacatgtaggcaatgctggcgaaggtcgttgttgacttggaggatcttgctgtaatacttcgatcgatcactgccatggagacgaaattcactgagatggttacaagagtgtcggatgttgagaaacggatcgattatctggagtcatcagagagggaattagctgctaatcctctagcgaccaagatagacttggagcgtgtttgggaaaagttagaagaccttgagaatcataaccggtgaaacaacgtctgaattgttgaaattcctgagGACGAGGCAGACAGAGATAGGGataaattcctagacgggctctcccgagtctgctcaacataacaggccataagctgagagagacaggcccggatcaattctggtcaaatttctgagatcatccgataaagatctcatgttacacgAGGCAAAGAgtgaaggaaggctttcttggaagaaccgcaacattttcttgttcccagatgttgcgaattcgacaagagagaaacgtgatcgattcaaggaatgcaagaaacttttacatcaacggaaggtcgcttttgcactgatgttcccggccaaattatactagaatagatactaaggatggctgcaaaatatttacatgcccacagcaagcgatgtccttcataaagtcaatggaatgagtaggtTATTGTGTGATACTCTCTATgaagccgagtgggcctgactcaatgaacattcacttgactgtccaaggaaactgatcgccttctttgtttctttttgtgctggttccgcctagctgctggagtttgttttgtggaggaacacacctttggaacatttatgtggatgaatctacatgttctttgtgcttatgcctcctattggctggagtttgttttatagattattttctgttgtgtaattctctctcacaaaatttgtatagaagcaccggacttgagcaatccgacggcaaagttgtcacgggggctctcgtagtcGTACATGGACTGTCTGAGTTTAGATGGATGGACGCCAGTTACCgctgtcgtgcacagggttaagttctgtttgtttggttctgggggaagtttggggtttgactgttgcactaatgtcagaacgtggtcgttataattttatttttgacacacaatctatttgttctaatatgtcaaaatgtcaaaggttaatatgagtgaattgtctttcttcacgtggaatgtgaatgggttgaggcaccccacaaaaagaagaaaggttatttctacataagaaatatgatatagtgtttcttcaagaaacacatctttccccgcaggaagctgaaaaatttgggaatatatggggtggacatgttttctttagtgctggctcaagtaagaacaggggaatcgttacattgataagtaaacatctacaattcaaatgtctcaaacagattaaagataaattaggaagagtcattattgttttagcagaaattcaggggcataggttgattttggctaatattaacacacctaacactgatgatcagggcttttttatagatcttgaagggattttgcaagccactggcacccctcatgatataatattgggaggagactttaatcttttgatggactcagtccttgatcatagtgaagcaaaagtgtgtaagccccctagagcaacagtgacacttcacaggatgtgtaaaaatcttggtcttacagatatccagggttgggagggttacatttgaaatgtattccactacaggttacagaatacatgctgtacaatgtaatttgtaacatattctgttagattactcaaggtcagtaatgtattctaaatactttggattacttctccagcactggtagattttttcacttgttttgactataaaactctgctagtacagtaagacaaaatgcatattaaaaatacattctctgaaaaacctaaatatcttatgcagtgttgattctaaaacaagataaataaaattgatcttgttttaaggatttttagatatttttacaggaaaacaatacaaaaattattatcaagaatatgatttttgcccaaatatcaaaggtcttactagaaaaaaataaattatgatctaacgtgaattttcttgataaaaaatatgatcgtgcctggtaacatgtgcatgtaaaatggcaataaatagcattttagcttagcataaagctgacaatttacacaaggtttatttcttctgctccaaacttcaaacgtacttctctgtctgctcgtatgaatgtaacacatcataagaaagtgtttatggtgtgtggagatggggagggtggcagctttcgaggaggtggcaagtagaaggctgggtaTGGGGAATTGTTTgttaggaaatggggcaattatttagtgtttttgggggactctcggggaggggttgtggagagagaagtttagtttatgtatgtttattatatatatatatttttttcttttttcccctttgtgtgtgtgtgtgtgtgtgtgtgtgtgtgtgtgtgtgtgtgtgtgtgtgtgtgtgtattatgatatgtgaccacaggggtgttcgttgggggtcaggtgattggggagggatattagtgggggttaaatgttaaatgttgattcgatatgtatgtgttgtgtttttctctgttgtgtatttctgaatcaataaaaaatgttaattggaaaaaaaataaatcataagttcatgttaatgttcatgttgattttggctGACGCAGTCACTAGAGAAAAgggaaaaagttttttttgtgttttttttttttaaataccggaTTAACTGAATACTAGCCAATTATGACAGCGATTGCTGATGATCTAATATTGATGAATGATGATCTACtgtgatgaattactgctcatagACTTTATGACAATATTACTTCATAacgtttatattgtaatataaaaCAGATGATTGTatgagtgcatgttttgtttccagtatgtgtttgtgtgagctggaagcacagacatttcaaaacaagagtcccctgtgtattttgggcttgtttatagttaaaagtcacacattatgcaccaaatcttatttttcttattattattattggtattttggttgcacaataaactgcatctgtgatttaataaaaagcaaaaaagcaaaaatcaaagttacagtgagacacaatggaagtaaatggggtcatttttggagggtttattttataaaagcacttacatgaatacTGTgtacttgtatattatttgagctgcaaagttaaATTACGGCATTACGTCGTCATTACAACGAAGTTGtgaaactggatataactttacacagaaaaggttagtaagcgattatgatcacactaaaatcatgttaaagcaCATTctttacgtcttgtggttatacttttgaaactgcgatgattttaatgtttaaggattggtcccattcactaaTCATTATCACTGTAAGTGtaaatattcatttaataaaCTATTCAGCCACTAAAACAGCAGCTGCCGCACAGTGTCCTGTTGTTTTTAAACCCCTTATATTCTCCTCTCATCAAGTGGTTGGGGTGTTACACAATTCTGCTACAATGGGTCTCTTAGGGCTAATATTTTATCACATACACTAGatcatattgcattattttaatactGTACTTTGGTACTGTAGCAAAGCAGAATTCATAATAAAAGTGCATTAATCAGCATTTCCAAATGAATCAATTCATACCATATTACAAAGGCTAATAAAACAGTTCTGTCATAATGTATTTCATAAGACAACAGCTTTACGTGATGAGGTTCCTCCAGCTGCTGAAGGGGTTATTGAGTATAGCCACTGGTCCTCTTATCTTCAACAGCTGTGGAAATGGTGAATAGGGAATACGTTGTTACAACCTTTTCCCTTTGAATTCATATACTTGAGATATGAGAATAATATTACCTGAATACTGCAACCTTATCCTAACACTCAGGGACATTTTTACATGCTCTTCTTTGTGTTTCGTTTGGAACATCCTTGCAATCAATAACTGGATTTCCTGAGAAAAACTGGATGTTTTGGACACTTTGGGAGACAACAGAAACAACAGAAAATGTAACTGATTTTCAAACAATGTACAAACTATGCATGTTAGTGGTATTGCAATCTGTGATTTTtgtgttgctgtgtgtgtgtgtgtgtatttgtatgtgtgtgtgtgtgtgtgtaatatactaGAGTTCTTTTTGCCCATTTTTAATagctacattttaaaagtaattttcatTTGGGAGCATAATATGTGACTCTCCTACCTGTATGCAGAGATGTCCACAATACACACTCTTTCTCTTGTTTGTTCGGATTTTGACCCACAATTAGGTTTGCAATAACTCCATTTACTCCAATCAGACAAGACGGCATTCACTGATCACAGTGATAGAGAGAAAGAGTCTTATATTAGTTTTTAAAAGCTGACATTACACCTGTGATGGTTTGCATTGCAATATCTAGATTTTGATGGAAATGAAGACCACACCCCATCATCTAATATCAGTATTTAATAAATGCTTGGAGCCTAATGGTGTACAGATTTACACTTAGGCACTTTTGGCTCCAAGCCCTTGCATATACTGTTTGTTTGAAATATGAATGCATTAATCACTCAGTTTGTGAAACATTACAACTCTAGATTATATACAATGGAAAAAAGCGCAAGTTATGTCATTTTGGACTGAAAGGGAAAAAAGTCCCTTTCTATGCTCCTTGTTCAGAAGGATTTTTCTTTGCACTCACTGTCACAGCCCTCAATATCATAGCAGTTGCTGTGTTGCACAATCTCTCCATCACAAAAATTTCCCTCGaaatctctgccagtacagtcCCTCTCTCTCCTTCGGGTTCCCTCCCTGTTCTTGCAACGGATTGTTCTTTTTGAAGGCGGTTTACATTCACCCCATGGACCCCATTCAGTCCATACCCCATgtgctaagagagagagagagagagagagagagagagagagagagagagaacttggcACTTTCaatgtgaaatgttatttttcaaaatgttaggCAATCTGTCAGGATATTAAGCAATCAATTTGCTCAAATGCTTTATCATACATGCATTTTTGTTTAGATCAATCTTTCATTGTGTACTTACTTGGACAGTGGACTGGAACAGTGCAGAGACCAACCTTTTGGTCATCACCTTGGCACTGTTTGCCACCATATTTCGGTTCAGGAGAATCACACGTCCTTCTTTGTTTCTGCCGGCCCACCCCACATGTCACAGAGCAGGCTGTTAATTCTGACCAAGGGCCCCAGTTTCCATCACCTAAGGAAAAACATTCATATTTATGTACTGTCTTTGTTATTGCTATATTTTTAGCAGAGATGTAAAGGTCTGCTTTCTATAGGCTACATAGTTATCAGCCATTGGGCAGGCTGAAATCTGCAAAAAATGTAGTGTTACTTTCacataattgttttattaaagaaaatacagtatgttacgTGGGCAAAAAGGTAGTCCTGTGCAAAGGCGGCTGTCTGTGTCAGAGCCTTCACAGTCTCTGCCACGTGGAACCGTGGATGGACGAGGTTTGGTGC
This is a stretch of genomic DNA from Myxocyprinus asiaticus isolate MX2 ecotype Aquarium Trade chromosome 24, UBuf_Myxa_2, whole genome shotgun sequence. It encodes these proteins:
- the LOC127414612 gene encoding properdin-like isoform X2, with the translated sequence MNLNLWVVVLLGTQVQQSVSQVVQCFSVFSLSTGICNDLLGEVKQDECCMNPNYGYIAADGVCKSCRRAAWTEWSSWGKCSVPCTEGVRQRHRLCYGIGSCSDPEELGSLQTEPCVEKECCPVDGGWTEWDNWQPCSVTCENGIKKRQRTCSNPPPECGGSCSGKAEETATCETEVVCPTHGGWSDWGSWGPCGGTCTHEGHQPPKELRKRTCTKPRPSTVPRGRDCEGSDTDSRLCTGLPFCPRDGNWGPWSELTACSVTCGVGRQKQRRTCDSPEPKYGGKQCQGDDQKVGLCTVPVHCPTHGVWTEWGPWGECKPPSKRTIRCKNREGTRRRERDCTGRDFEGNFCDGEIVQHSNCYDIEGCDMNAVLSDWSKWSYCKPNCGSKSEQTRERVCIVDISAYSVQNIQFFSGNPVIDCKDVPNETQRRACKNVPEC